In Shewanella sp. VB17, a single genomic region encodes these proteins:
- a CDS encoding M61 family metallopeptidase: MKPIMTLMLVSELFFSIPVQAEVNYRVDLTQSQHHLAHVEVDFPRSDSQELTVHLPVWRTGKYQVLPLADSIRMFSAKDDMGAELPVSRIASGEWLVSLSQPTAVSISYQLYANKLGQRVGHVDASHAFLDASGAFVYSPEFRDEPIRVSMNVPSNWKSYSGMSAGAQVNSFIATNYDVLVDSPIETGINQHRVFSADGRDYELVVWGEGNYDIEQMVIDLTKLSGEAGVIWDDYPFERYVYMVQATSGESGATEHLNSTIIQRPRFSYRERDDYLEFIKTASHEFIHTWNVKAYRPQDLVPYDYQQENISELLWIAEGSTSYFESQLLLRAGVITIKEFLADLAKRIERNESTPGRKVQSVAEASVNQWASTGGDYAINHSANIYFEGFLVSLALDFSLLDNTDLKYSYRDVHKRLYREHKLPLGYGVVDVLNILKHISGKDYSAWWQSHVNSPLTIDFSDLLALSGLKMNNDEGAKVTAYSGMDASNTSLKLKHVLKNGPAWNAGIVQGDDIVAINSLKVSAGELKSRINDFKPGAKIEVTLFSNDKLRTVILTLGEQPLDKLQLISVKHPSRRQKAFFKAWLGIDWPFDKKGNIKDED; the protein is encoded by the coding sequence GTGAAGCCGATTATGACATTGATGTTAGTGAGCGAGCTATTTTTTTCAATACCAGTTCAAGCTGAGGTTAATTATCGCGTTGATTTAACCCAGTCTCAGCACCATCTAGCACATGTAGAAGTCGATTTTCCTCGTTCTGATAGTCAAGAGCTTACAGTACATCTCCCTGTGTGGAGAACAGGAAAGTATCAAGTATTACCGCTGGCTGATTCAATCAGAATGTTTAGCGCTAAAGATGATATGGGAGCTGAGTTGCCTGTATCACGTATTGCGAGTGGAGAATGGTTGGTTTCTCTTAGTCAACCTACAGCTGTCTCAATTAGCTATCAGCTTTATGCTAATAAACTGGGACAACGAGTGGGTCATGTCGATGCCAGTCATGCTTTTCTCGATGCCAGTGGCGCATTTGTTTACAGCCCTGAATTTAGAGATGAGCCTATTCGTGTGTCGATGAATGTTCCGTCCAACTGGAAGAGTTATTCAGGCATGTCTGCTGGTGCTCAGGTGAATTCTTTTATTGCCACTAATTATGATGTCTTGGTCGACTCCCCGATTGAAACTGGGATTAATCAACATAGGGTATTTTCAGCCGATGGCCGTGACTATGAATTAGTCGTCTGGGGAGAGGGGAATTATGATATCGAGCAAATGGTTATCGATCTAACGAAATTAAGTGGTGAGGCTGGAGTCATATGGGACGATTATCCGTTTGAACGTTATGTTTATATGGTGCAGGCCACTAGCGGGGAAAGTGGTGCCACAGAACATCTAAATTCGACCATCATTCAAAGACCTAGATTTAGTTATCGTGAACGTGATGATTACTTGGAGTTTATTAAAACAGCATCCCATGAATTTATTCATACTTGGAATGTCAAAGCGTATCGGCCTCAGGATTTGGTACCTTACGATTACCAGCAAGAAAATATTAGTGAACTATTATGGATTGCAGAAGGCTCGACCAGTTATTTTGAGAGTCAATTATTACTGCGGGCGGGCGTGATAACGATCAAAGAATTTCTCGCTGATCTGGCTAAGCGTATCGAAAGAAATGAGTCTACTCCTGGTCGAAAAGTACAATCAGTTGCCGAAGCCAGTGTCAACCAGTGGGCGAGCACTGGTGGTGATTATGCCATCAATCACAGTGCGAATATTTATTTTGAAGGTTTTCTGGTGTCATTAGCATTAGATTTTTCCTTGCTAGACAATACTGATTTAAAGTATTCCTATCGTGATGTGCACAAAAGGCTGTATCGCGAGCACAAGCTTCCTCTTGGGTATGGTGTTGTCGATGTACTCAATATTCTTAAACATATTAGTGGTAAAGATTATAGTGCTTGGTGGCAGAGTCATGTGAATAGCCCTTTGACGATCGATTTTTCTGACTTATTAGCACTATCAGGCTTGAAGATGAATAATGACGAGGGAGCCAAAGTCACGGCTTATTCTGGTATGGATGCCAGTAACACATCTCTTAAATTAAAGCATGTGTTAAAAAATGGACCCGCTTGGAATGCTGGTATTGTACAAGGTGATGACATCGTTGCAATTAATAGTCTTAAAGTATCAGCAGGAGAGCTAAAGTCACGCATTAACGATTTCAAACCAGGTGCCAAAATTGAAGTAACGCTGTTTAGTAATGATAAGCTTAGAACGGTGATTTTAACTTTAGGTGAGCAACCGTTGGATAAACTTCAACTGATCAGTGTGAAGCATCCGAGCCGCCGTCAGAAAGCATTTTTTAAAGCCTGGTTAGGTATCGATTGGCCCTTCGATAAGAAGGGAAATATTAAAGATGAAGATTAA
- the rdgC gene encoding recombination-associated protein RdgC, translating into MWFKNLTVYRFNKPFSVDAEALEKSLEDFTFSPCSSQDISKFGFSNALGKKGLSLVHSASDRHLICATKEEKILPSQVIKEALEEKITQIEAEEDRKLAKKEKDAMKEEIIMTLLPRAFTRRSQIHALIIPEIEMILVDSSSAAKSEELLALLRKALGSLPIIPLSFKAPIETQLTEWVKGNCTPTPFIMQDEAEFKTDSDEGGIVRFKQQDLTEDEVLAHIEVGKQVHKLALHFGQSIAFLMQSDAGIKRLKFSEEFRAGNDEIGTEDPMARLDADFVLMGSEIIALINSLVEVLGGVEDTL; encoded by the coding sequence ATGTGGTTTAAAAACCTGACTGTTTACCGTTTCAATAAACCTTTCTCTGTTGATGCAGAAGCGCTTGAAAAATCATTGGAGGACTTCACCTTCTCTCCATGTTCAAGCCAAGACATTAGCAAATTTGGTTTCTCTAACGCACTGGGAAAAAAAGGCCTTTCTTTAGTACACAGTGCAAGTGATCGTCACCTTATCTGTGCCACAAAAGAAGAAAAAATCCTTCCAAGCCAAGTGATAAAAGAAGCTCTCGAAGAAAAAATAACCCAAATTGAAGCTGAAGAAGATCGTAAATTGGCTAAAAAAGAAAAGGATGCGATGAAAGAAGAAATCATCATGACCTTACTTCCTCGTGCTTTCACCAGACGTAGCCAAATCCATGCTCTTATCATCCCTGAAATTGAAATGATTTTAGTCGATAGCTCAAGCGCCGCTAAATCGGAAGAACTCTTAGCTTTGTTAAGAAAAGCCTTAGGCTCACTGCCCATTATTCCGTTAAGCTTTAAAGCCCCTATCGAAACTCAACTCACGGAATGGGTGAAAGGAAACTGCACACCAACACCTTTTATTATGCAGGATGAGGCTGAATTTAAAACCGACTCTGATGAAGGAGGAATTGTTCGCTTTAAGCAACAAGATCTCACCGAAGATGAAGTACTCGCTCATATCGAAGTGGGTAAACAGGTACATAAACTGGCGCTACATTTCGGTCAATCAATCGCATTTTTGATGCAATCTGATGCAGGCATTAAACGCCTCAAATTCTCTGAAGAATTCAGAGCTGGCAATGACGAAATTGGCACCGAAGACCCTATGGCACGTTTAGACGCCGATTTTGTCCTTATGGGCAGTGAAATTATCGCCTTAATTAATTCATTGGTAGAGGTGTTAGGTGGTGTAGAAGATACCCTTTAA
- the xni gene encoding flap endonuclease Xni, whose protein sequence is MNTFLIIDGLNLVRRIHAAQPNENDINGLDIRIGSACNKLLKYHQPTHVAIVWDGNAPSWRKSLYDDYKKGRKPMPEALANTLPALQVYLSERNINSINAESEADDVIATLATKLVKNQDKAIIVSTDKGFTQLTHPNIERWDHFNKTYITIEQREQGLGIERSQFIDYLALAGDSGNKIPGVPGIGPKSASELLKIFRSLSNIYASLDQVGAKQAKKLEIGKQMAKISYKLVQLKTDIALEANLNQFRSPELK, encoded by the coding sequence ATGAACACTTTTTTAATCATTGATGGTCTAAATTTGGTGCGTCGTATTCACGCTGCACAACCTAATGAAAATGATATTAATGGCCTAGATATTCGCATTGGCTCAGCCTGTAATAAATTACTTAAATATCATCAACCGACTCATGTCGCGATAGTATGGGATGGCAATGCCCCCTCATGGCGAAAATCCCTTTATGATGATTACAAAAAGGGCAGAAAGCCTATGCCAGAGGCCTTAGCTAACACACTGCCGGCATTGCAGGTTTATTTAAGCGAACGTAACATAAATTCGATAAATGCTGAGTCTGAAGCCGATGATGTTATTGCGACACTGGCCACTAAACTGGTTAAAAATCAAGATAAAGCCATTATTGTTTCCACCGATAAAGGCTTTACACAATTAACTCACCCCAATATTGAACGTTGGGATCATTTTAATAAAACCTACATCACCATTGAACAAAGAGAACAAGGGCTAGGGATTGAGCGGTCTCAATTTATCGATTATTTAGCTTTGGCGGGTGATAGTGGCAATAAAATTCCAGGCGTACCTGGCATAGGTCCAAAGTCAGCCAGTGAATTACTTAAAATATTCCGTTCTTTGTCAAATATTTACGCTTCTCTTGATCAAGTTGGTGCTAAACAAGCAAAAAAGCTCGAAATAGGAAAGCAGATGGCTAAAATTAGCTATAAATTGGTACAATTGAAAACCGATATTGCATTAGAAGCCAATTTAAATCAGTTCAGATCTCCTGAACTAAAATAA
- a CDS encoding porin: protein MMNNFYKTVLASSLTLATLASANAAEPITVYGKLNVTAQSNDVQNESETTIQSNASRLGVKGAFELSSALEAFYTIEYEVDTGNDSKDNFKARNQFVGLRGGFGAISVGRNDTMLKQSQGKIDLFNDLSGDLKNLFKGENRLAQTATYLSPSFSGFKLGATYAASGDGDQFEQDGYSLAAMYGDAKLKKSPIYVAVAYDSDVKGYEVVRATLQGKIAGLMIGGMYQQEEKVYAMTGTTVNPFDGDSYTGYLFNAAYTINAVVLKAQYQDMEDKGDSWSVGGDYKLGKPTKLFAFYTSRSYESSDDDDNFFGLGIEHKF, encoded by the coding sequence ATGATGAACAATTTTTATAAAACAGTACTCGCTTCTTCTCTTACGCTCGCGACATTGGCTTCAGCCAATGCTGCAGAACCTATCACGGTTTACGGCAAGTTGAATGTCACAGCTCAATCTAATGATGTCCAGAATGAGTCGGAAACAACTATTCAGAGTAATGCTTCACGTTTAGGTGTGAAAGGTGCATTTGAACTAAGCAGTGCATTAGAAGCTTTTTATACAATTGAATATGAAGTCGATACGGGCAATGATAGCAAGGACAATTTTAAAGCCCGTAATCAATTTGTGGGGTTAAGAGGTGGTTTTGGTGCCATATCTGTGGGTCGTAATGATACGATGCTTAAGCAGTCTCAAGGTAAAATCGATCTATTTAATGATCTTTCTGGAGATTTAAAAAACTTGTTTAAGGGAGAGAATCGTCTGGCACAAACTGCAACATATCTTTCTCCGTCATTTAGTGGTTTTAAGTTGGGTGCAACTTATGCAGCCAGTGGCGATGGCGATCAGTTTGAGCAAGATGGATACAGTTTAGCGGCGATGTACGGTGATGCTAAATTGAAAAAATCCCCTATTTATGTGGCGGTTGCTTATGATTCAGATGTTAAGGGCTACGAAGTTGTACGTGCAACGCTACAAGGTAAAATCGCAGGTTTAATGATAGGCGGTATGTATCAGCAAGAAGAGAAGGTATATGCAATGACTGGAACTACTGTTAATCCTTTTGATGGCGACAGTTATACCGGTTATCTATTCAATGCGGCTTATACGATTAATGCTGTTGTACTTAAAGCACAATATCAAGACATGGAAGACAAGGGGGACTCTTGGTCTGTCGGTGGTGATTATAAGCTAGGTAAACCGACTAAATTGTTTGCTTTTTATACCAGCCGTTCGTACGAAAGTAGCGATGATGACGATAATTTCTTTGGCTTAGGTATCGAGCACAAGTTTTAA
- the ppnN gene encoding nucleotide 5'-monophosphate nucleosidase PpnN — translation MIVKVSPRGSMDQLSQLEVDRLKQNSKSELYQLYRSCSLAVLASGLHSDNAEGLFHQFSDFNINILRRERGIKIELINPPEAAFVDGKIIAGIQEHLFAVLRDIVYLSDRYDNLSHINLTNPSHITNVVFDILRNGHVIPLEEPSIVVCWGGHSINDIEFQYTQNVGYELGLREMNICTGCGPGAMEGPMKGAAIGHAKQRIVKARYIGLTEPSIIAAEPPNQIVNELVILPDIEKRLEAFVRLGHGIVIFPGGAGTAEELLYLLGILLNEENQDMPFPLVLTGPKESADYFLRIDEFIAATLGKEAQSKYEIIIDDPVRVARVMSHGMDVVKDHRKALGDSYQYNWSLKIEPEFQLPFDPTHEMMGNLDLHFQSNKAELAANLRRAFSGIVAGNVKMETIKSVVKNGPFQLKGDPTLMALMDKLLKAFVKQQRMKLPGSKYLPCYKINT, via the coding sequence ATGATAGTAAAGGTCAGTCCTCGAGGTAGCATGGATCAACTTTCCCAACTGGAAGTCGATCGCCTCAAACAAAACTCAAAAAGTGAGCTTTATCAACTTTATCGCAGCTGCTCACTCGCTGTGCTCGCCTCAGGTCTACATAGTGATAATGCAGAAGGTCTGTTTCACCAGTTCAGTGATTTTAATATCAATATACTTCGTCGTGAACGCGGTATAAAAATCGAGCTAATTAATCCACCTGAAGCAGCCTTTGTCGATGGCAAAATAATAGCGGGTATTCAAGAGCACTTATTCGCTGTATTACGTGATATTGTTTATCTTAGTGATCGCTACGACAATCTCAGTCATATCAATTTAACCAATCCGAGTCATATCACCAATGTTGTGTTCGATATTCTAAGAAATGGACACGTTATTCCCTTAGAAGAACCCAGTATTGTCGTCTGCTGGGGGGGACATAGTATCAATGATATCGAGTTCCAATATACTCAAAATGTGGGTTACGAACTGGGATTACGCGAAATGAACATTTGTACCGGCTGTGGGCCAGGTGCAATGGAAGGCCCAATGAAGGGCGCGGCCATAGGCCATGCTAAACAGCGTATCGTTAAAGCACGTTATATTGGGCTCACAGAGCCAAGTATAATTGCCGCTGAGCCCCCCAATCAAATTGTTAATGAATTAGTGATCCTACCCGATATAGAAAAACGGTTAGAAGCTTTTGTCCGACTTGGTCACGGTATTGTGATTTTCCCTGGCGGTGCTGGCACAGCTGAAGAACTGCTCTATTTATTAGGTATACTGCTTAACGAAGAAAATCAGGATATGCCATTTCCACTGGTGCTCACAGGCCCAAAAGAAAGCGCTGATTACTTTTTGCGCATCGATGAATTTATCGCCGCAACTTTAGGCAAAGAAGCTCAAAGTAAGTATGAAATTATCATCGACGATCCAGTTCGTGTCGCTCGAGTGATGAGCCATGGCATGGATGTTGTTAAAGATCACCGAAAAGCATTAGGCGACTCTTACCAGTACAATTGGTCATTAAAAATTGAACCTGAATTTCAGCTTCCTTTTGATCCAACACACGAAATGATGGGTAACCTCGACTTACATTTTCAATCCAATAAAGCAGAACTAGCAGCCAATCTCAGAAGAGCTTTCTCAGGTATTGTCGCCGGTAATGTAAAAATGGAAACCATTAAAAGTGTGGTTAAGAATGGTCCTTTCCAACTAAAAGGCGATCCCACCTTGATGGCACTAATGGATAAGCTCCTGAAGGCCTTTGTTAAACAGCAAAGAATGAAGCTACCAGGCAGTAAATATCTCCCTTGTTATAAAATAAATACGTAA
- a CDS encoding N-acetyltransferase, with amino-acid sequence MIRIYNETDISTVLDIWLQGSIKAHSFVAPEFWESQVENMRNIYIPASQTFVFESDSKIIGFYSLFEDTLAAIFVSPEFQGKGTGKQLIIHAKNQCTELELNVYKENEASVQFYLSQGFNIVSEQTDEHTGHQEYSMQQKS; translated from the coding sequence ATGATTAGAATATACAATGAAACTGATATTAGTACTGTCTTAGATATATGGCTTCAAGGATCAATCAAGGCACATAGCTTTGTAGCACCCGAATTCTGGGAGTCACAAGTTGAAAACATGAGAAATATATATATTCCAGCATCACAGACTTTCGTATTTGAATCAGATTCAAAAATCATTGGTTTCTACTCTTTATTTGAGGATACTTTAGCCGCTATTTTTGTATCTCCTGAATTCCAAGGGAAAGGAACAGGTAAGCAACTAATTATTCATGCAAAAAATCAATGTACAGAATTAGAATTAAATGTTTACAAAGAAAATGAAGCGAGTGTTCAATTCTACTTATCTCAAGGTTTCAATATCGTAAGTGAGCAAACAGATGAACATACAGGTCATCAAGAGTACTCGATGCAACAAAAATCATAG
- the phoB gene encoding phosphate regulon transcriptional regulator PhoB, protein MTARILIVEDELAIREMLTFVLEQHGFVTTTAEDFDSALDMISEPYPDLILLDWMFPGGSGIQLAKRLRQDEFTRQIPIIMLTARGEEEDKLRGLEVGADDYMTKPFSPKELVARIKAVIRRSSPTSLEEPIDVQGLMLDPISHRVTVGDHVLDMGPTEFRLLHFFMTHPERVYSREQLLDNVWGMNVYVEDRTVDVHIRRLRKAIEVSSHDRLIQTVRGSGYRFSTRL, encoded by the coding sequence ATGACTGCTAGGATATTAATTGTTGAAGATGAGTTAGCGATTAGAGAAATGCTAACTTTTGTATTGGAACAGCATGGTTTTGTTACCACCACAGCTGAAGATTTTGATTCTGCATTAGACATGATTTCGGAGCCGTATCCCGATCTTATTTTACTTGATTGGATGTTTCCCGGTGGTAGCGGTATTCAGTTAGCTAAACGTTTACGTCAAGATGAATTTACTCGTCAAATTCCGATCATTATGTTGACAGCTCGAGGTGAAGAGGAAGATAAGTTACGGGGTCTCGAAGTGGGGGCTGATGATTATATGACGAAACCTTTTTCGCCTAAAGAGTTAGTGGCAAGAATTAAAGCGGTCATACGCCGCAGTTCTCCCACGAGTTTAGAAGAGCCTATTGATGTGCAGGGGCTCATGTTAGATCCTATTAGTCACAGAGTGACTGTGGGTGATCATGTTTTGGATATGGGACCGACAGAATTCAGATTACTGCACTTTTTTATGACACACCCAGAACGCGTTTATAGCCGTGAGCAATTACTTGATAACGTATGGGGGATGAATGTTTATGTTGAAGATCGTACGGTTGATGTGCATATTAGGCGATTAAGGAAGGCGATTGAGGTCTCAAGCCATGATCGTTTAATTCAAACGGTAAGAGGATCGGGTTACCGTTTTTCAACTCGACTATAA